The following are encoded together in the Glycine max cultivar Williams 82 chromosome 8, Glycine_max_v4.0, whole genome shotgun sequence genome:
- the LOC100791200 gene encoding cell division control protein 6 homolog B, with protein MISSHSVFYYHLPDRILVFRTMPVIAAKRTLRSHPSSPPRKSPRRCTAATPNSTPTMNRFGADENRADPEAVKPKWNPKDGEQLKRVKLALHLSTAPSSVVCREEEQNVVLEFCKGCVEHQKAGSLYICGCPGTGKSLSMEKVKDKLLNWAKEAGLPQPDVLSVNCTTFTNTSDIFTKILGLNQTQGKKVSATPLQQLQNMYSQKSSNKNMTLIVADELDYLITKDRGVLHDLFMLTTFPFSRCILIGVANAIDLADRFLPRLTSLNCKPIVVNFRAYSKDQILKILEERLNELPYTVFQQQAMELCARKVAAASGDMRNALCICGRAIEMLEAEIRESACNLNTSLEEISSSRQNLATAPDFMKKREFETVRTDHMARALSKTYRSPVVDTIQSLPHHQQIVLCSSMKHFRGAKKDTILGELYKSYVGVCKSCIIPPAGILEFSNMCRVLNDQGLIKLGQSREDKLRRVSPKVDEGDITFALQGVRFFHNCL; from the exons ATGATCTCATCTCATAGTGTCTTCTATTACCATTTACCAGATCGCATTTTGGTCTTCAGAACAATGCCAGTCATCGCCGCTAAGCGCACATTGAGATCCCACCCCTCATCGCCCCCTCGCAAATCGCCCCGCCGATGCACCGCCGCAACCCCCAATTCCACTCCAACG ATGAACAGATTCGGCGCCGACGAAAACCGAGCTGACCCGGAAGCTGTGAAACCCAAGTGGAATCCCAAAG ACGGTGAGCAATTGAAGAGGGTGAAGCTGGCATTGCACTTGTCCACTGCGCCGTCTTCGGTCGTGTGCCGCGAGGAGGAGCAGAATGTGGTTTTGGAGTTCTGCAAGGGGTGCGTTGAGCACCAGAAGGCCGGGAGTCTCTACATATGCGGCTGTCCCGGAACTGGGAAATCGTTATCTATGGAGAAAGTGAAAGACAAATTACTCAATTGGGCCAAGGAG GCAGGTCTTCCACAGCCAGATGTTTTGTCTGTAAATTGTACAACCTTTACCAACACATCAGATATTTTCACTAAG ATACTTGGGTTAAACCAAACACAGGGTAAAAAGGTTTCGGCTACGCCCTTACAGCAACTTCAGAACATGTATTCTCAGAAATCGTCTAACAAGAACATGAC ATTGATAGTAGCTGATGAGTTAGATTATTTGATAACCAAAGACAGAGGCGTGCTCCATGATCTTTTCATGCTCACCACCTTTCCTTTTTCTAGATGTATATTAATAG GTGTAGCGAATGCAATTGACCTAGCTGATCGATTTCTTCCAAGGCTTACATCATTAAATT GCAAACCTATTGTTGTAAATTTTCGGGCTTACTCTAAAGATCAGATCCTCAAGATTCTTGAAGAAAGGTTAAat GAACTTCCTTACACTGTCTTCCAACAGCAAGCCATGGAATTATGTGCTAGG AAAGTTGCTGCAGCTTCTGGTGACATGCGGAATGCTCTTTGTATATGCGG GAGGGCAATAGAGATGCTTGAAGCAGAAATTAGAGAGTCTGCCTGCAATTTGAATACTTCATTGGAAGAGATATCATCCTCCAGACAAAATCTTGCTACAGCTCctgattttatgaaaaaacgAGAATTTGAGACT GTAAGGACTGATCATATGGCACGTGCCTTGTCCAAGACATATAGATCACCAGTGGTGGATACAATACAATCTCTGCCACATCATCAGCAG ATTGTACTCTGCTCTTCTATGAAACATTTTCGTGGAGCCAAGAAAGATACAATCCTTGGAGAG TTGTATAAATCGTATGTGGGGGTATGCAAATCTTGTATAATTCCTCCAGCGGGAATCTTGGAATTTTCAAACATGTGCAGAGTGCTAAATGACCAG GGCCTTATTAAACTTGGACAATCTCGAGAGGATAAATTGAGAAGAGTGTCGCCTAAAGTAGATGAGGGTGATATTACTTTTGCATTGCAG GGAGTACGTTTTTTTCATAACTGTCTTTAA